In one window of Desulforhabdus amnigena DNA:
- a CDS encoding glycosyltransferase family 2 protein, with protein MKISIVIPLYNKEDFIGRALASVIAQTYGDWECIIVDDGSSDRSLDVVSGFQDQRIKIVRQQNAGPSAARNRGAKEAHGEWIALLDADDYWLNDHLSVLTDLIVCFPECNVVASNWWNEDMEGNRTVANKFSTQNDTTIEEYIEFVAGGFGPLVHSSSAAVRKSAWVTVGGFRNQFRLAEDADFWCRLSLQTRFAVSHRPSSVYFQDLTGNSTRSCLYVGDAPFIDLRRKIPTHRRKSFEKYLAILRVNSLALGTLLSGQKRLTRKMSMESFRHTARSKALALLLLSLLPTELCRKLYASFRRIKGCSPISSFISVRR; from the coding sequence ATGAAAATATCTATCGTCATACCCTTATACAATAAAGAAGACTTCATAGGCCGCGCCTTAGCTTCCGTAATAGCGCAAACCTATGGAGATTGGGAATGTATCATAGTGGATGATGGGTCCTCCGACCGTAGTCTCGATGTAGTTTCAGGATTTCAAGACCAAAGGATCAAAATCGTCCGACAGCAAAATGCAGGGCCTTCCGCAGCAAGAAACAGAGGCGCAAAAGAAGCCCATGGAGAATGGATCGCCCTTTTGGATGCCGATGATTACTGGTTGAATGATCATTTATCCGTATTGACCGATTTAATCGTCTGCTTTCCTGAATGCAACGTCGTCGCTTCCAACTGGTGGAACGAAGACATGGAAGGAAATCGTACGGTAGCCAACAAATTCTCGACGCAGAACGACACAACCATCGAAGAATATATCGAGTTTGTAGCAGGAGGTTTCGGCCCCCTGGTGCACAGTTCCTCTGCAGCCGTCAGGAAATCCGCATGGGTTACTGTGGGCGGGTTTCGCAATCAGTTCCGTCTGGCAGAAGACGCCGATTTCTGGTGCCGTCTCTCCCTGCAAACTCGGTTTGCTGTATCTCACAGGCCAAGTTCTGTCTATTTTCAGGATCTAACCGGCAATTCCACCCGGTCGTGCCTCTACGTAGGCGATGCCCCATTCATTGACCTTCGCAGGAAAATTCCCACACATCGAAGAAAGAGCTTCGAGAAATATCTCGCAATCTTGCGGGTGAACAGCTTGGCCTTGGGCACTCTTCTGAGTGGCCAGAAGAGATTAACCCGCAAGATGTCCATGGAGTCTTTCCGGCATACAGCACGAAGCAAGGCGTTAGCGTTGCTGTTACTTTCACTTTTACCAACGGAACTTTGCAGAAAATTGTATGCGTCCTTTCGAAGAATAAAGGGATGTTCTCCTATATCGAGTTTCATTTCAGTTCGGCGGTAG